One segment of Nitrospirota bacterium DNA contains the following:
- a CDS encoding AI-2E family transporter has translation LKNTFTLVTNFFIMLLVLFFLFKDGRQWLAVLYDLIPMDESHKSKILTRLDQTIRAVVKGMLVTAIVQGLLAGMAYWALDVPFPMGLTALTTVLAPIPFGGTGLVWGPVVLYLFWVGASGKALIMLVWGIGVVSMVDQFLRPWLIGQDVQIPVLLLVLSVLGGLALYGLLGLFVGPILISLLMTAVQIYREEYYLKPPVVSMNPPTPS, from the coding sequence CTGAAGAACACCTTCACGCTGGTGACGAATTTCTTCATTATGCTGTTGGTGTTGTTTTTTCTCTTCAAAGACGGTCGGCAGTGGCTCGCCGTGTTATACGATTTGATTCCGATGGACGAGTCGCACAAGTCCAAAATTCTGACCCGGTTGGATCAAACGATTCGGGCGGTGGTGAAAGGGATGCTCGTCACGGCGATTGTTCAAGGGCTGTTAGCGGGGATGGCCTATTGGGCGCTCGATGTGCCGTTTCCGATGGGACTGACCGCGTTGACGACCGTGTTGGCGCCGATCCCGTTTGGCGGAACGGGACTGGTGTGGGGACCTGTGGTGCTCTACCTCTTCTGGGTGGGTGCGAGCGGGAAAGCGCTGATTATGCTGGTGTGGGGAATCGGCGTCGTGTCGATGGTCGACCAGTTCCTACGCCCGTGGTTGATCGGCCAAGATGTACAGATTCCCGTGTTGCTCCTCGTGCTCAGCGTGTTGGGAGGGTTGGCGCTGTACGGGTTGCTTGGACTGTTCGTCGGCCCGATCCTTATCAGCCTGCTGATGACGGCGGTGCAGATCTATCGAGAGGAGTATTACCTCAAACCACCGGTCGTTTCTATGAACCCGCCCACGCCTTCGTAA